The Corynebacterium auriscanis genome includes the window TTCATCAATTGCGTGGTACATCTCCGACTTGAGGTGCCCGAAGAAGTTTTCTATCACCGCATTGTCGTAACAGTTTCTTTTCCTCGACATCGACTGTGTGCCGCCGATACCCGTGATGAGTGTGCGCCAGCTGGAATGCTGGTGCTGAAATCCCTGGTCGGTATGCACAAGCAATCCTTGATATGGTGATTCTTTGTGCGATGACATCGCGCAACGACTGCGACGTAAACGGGCTCTTCACGATTTAGAGTGCGTTGCGGAACTACATCACTAACCGCGGGGTGCCTAGTTAGCCACGTTCGACCGGGTATACATCAGATTCTGCCCGGATCAGAGTTATTCCATCCGCCAAACCGCCCGACAACTCGGCAGGGCTAACCGAAACGTATCGTAGCTAGGCTGAAACGTTTATCCGGCATCCATCAGGAGTTGACCTTGTCATATTTTTGCAGCGCGGCGAGCGGGGCTTCCCTACTCCCCGCCTTGCCCGCTGTGCGTCGCGAGCCCCCCGCGCACCGTGTAGACAATCCGTCGACTCACGCCATCGCGATCACCGAAGCTACTGCCGCGATACTTCCGGAAGCAGCAGCCATACCTGGAAGGGTTCGTTTAAATCCGTGATGCAGTAGATCATTGGCGATGACTGCCGGCAAAATACAAAAGACTAGGTTCTCCAACCGGTAGAAGTAACCGTTGAAATAGCGCATCAACACATATTCACTTAACGTTACGAATGTAAAGGAAAACAGGCACAGCAGAAGGAAACGGTGCTTACCGAACAGCGGGACACCCGAAAAGAAGATCCTCCCCGCCGTGTACACCACCGCTGTGGAAAACAACAGCACCCAGAGGTAGTTGATGTTGAATACCGCCACCGCAAGGAATCCTGCTGACACGTAACCACCAGTTCGCCACCCGAGACGTTTGAGTGGACCTTCCTGGATGAACAGCGCAATGCACACGGAAGCTGCGGCCATGAGAATGAAGGAAGTGTTGTCGCCACCGCTTTCGAACAGCTCCTCTTCAATCTCCGTCCCAAGCCACGATTGAGAAAGAAATGCCAGCATGAGGCC containing:
- a CDS encoding poly-gamma-glutamate biosynthesis protein PgsC/CapC, which encodes MNALYKDFFSNTEFTAAYIHLSFFCGLIVAYFYFRNKQIVIGGSLGIGYLAASLYMPWKVAFTILVAFIAHTIIRYGVLKIWLPRPRVIFAIGLLVGVFLEIIWHLVNTFILESKPEDLGLAVIGVVIPGMLCNSFMKQGLGKTLLPALWLVPLSAAAGLMLAFLSQSWLGTEIEEELFESGGDNTSFILMAAASVCIALFIQEGPLKRLGWRTGGYVSAGFLAVAVFNINYLWVLLFSTAVVYTAGRIFFSGVPLFGKHRFLLLCLFSFTFVTLSEYVLMRYFNGYFYRLENLVFCILPAVIANDLLHHGFKRTLPGMAAASGSIAAVASVIAMA